A genomic stretch from Candidatus Avedoeria danica includes:
- a CDS encoding iron-regulated protein, with translation MTVRPSAAALAAALACLTAIAAACGPAAPSPDAVAPSSANTTPAADAPPPSASTDTAGLRQAVVETYADIAYATYADALRTADDLQDAIDAFLADPTDATLAAAKTAWLTSRDVYGQSEAFRFYGGPIDDAETGVEGLVNAWPLDEAYLDYVDGDPEAGIVNAVMKHPEIGAALLVDLNEVGGEKNIATGFHAIEFLLWGQDLSVDGPGKRPVSDYVVGDGTNTMGDGTNIMGEGINAERRRQVLALEADLLTQHLRRVVDAWDPDEMTGYRAGFVRDVDGSLAKLIGGMSALSRTELSGERMAVAYETQDQEDEHSCFSDNTHKDFIAGVKGIANIWTGSYGAIEGTGLGDLVAAVDPAQFDELDAQLAAARSAVAAIPAPFDVAIKGTDDAPGRVAVEAAMSALEALGARLAAAGATLAEAGGGGS, from the coding sequence ATGACCGTCCGCCCCAGCGCCGCCGCCCTGGCTGCCGCGCTTGCCTGTCTGACCGCGATCGCCGCCGCATGCGGCCCCGCTGCCCCGTCGCCCGATGCCGTCGCGCCGTCGTCCGCCAACACGACCCCGGCGGCCGACGCCCCGCCGCCCTCCGCGTCCACCGACACGGCCGGGCTGCGGCAGGCCGTCGTGGAGACGTACGCCGACATCGCCTACGCCACGTACGCCGATGCGCTGCGGACGGCCGACGACCTGCAGGATGCGATCGACGCCTTTCTGGCCGACCCGACGGATGCAACCCTCGCTGCCGCCAAGACGGCGTGGCTGACATCGCGCGACGTGTACGGCCAGTCCGAGGCCTTTCGCTTCTACGGCGGGCCGATCGACGATGCCGAGACGGGCGTCGAGGGCCTCGTCAACGCCTGGCCCCTGGACGAGGCCTACCTCGACTACGTCGACGGCGACCCCGAGGCGGGCATCGTGAACGCGGTGATGAAGCACCCGGAGATCGGCGCAGCACTGCTCGTCGACCTGAACGAGGTCGGCGGCGAGAAGAACATCGCCACGGGCTTCCATGCGATCGAATTTCTGCTGTGGGGCCAGGACTTGAGCGTCGACGGACCCGGCAAGCGGCCGGTGAGCGACTACGTCGTGGGCGACGGCACCAACACCATGGGCGACGGCACTAACATCATGGGCGAGGGCATTAACGCCGAGCGCCGGCGTCAGGTGCTGGCCCTCGAGGCCGACCTGCTCACGCAGCACCTCCGCCGTGTCGTCGACGCCTGGGATCCCGATGAGATGACGGGCTACCGCGCCGGCTTCGTCCGGGATGTCGACGGCTCGCTTGCCAAGCTCATCGGGGGCATGTCCGCGCTCAGCCGGACCGAGCTGTCCGGCGAGCGCATGGCCGTGGCCTATGAAACGCAAGACCAGGAAGACGAGCACTCGTGCTTCTCGGACAACACCCACAAGGACTTCATCGCGGGCGTCAAGGGCATCGCCAACATCTGGACGGGCAGCTACGGTGCGATCGAGGGCACGGGCCTCGGCGACCTCGTCGCCGCCGTCGACCCGGCGCAGTTCGACGAGCTCGACGCGCAGCTGGCCGCTGCGCGATCCGCCGTCGCCGCGATCCCGGCGCCCTTTGACGTGGCCATCAAGGGGACCGATGACGCGCCCGGCCGGGTGGCCGTCGAGGCGGCGATGTCGGCGCTCGAGGCGCTGGGCGCACGGTTGGCGGCGGCAGGCGCCACGCTGGCGGAAGCGGGCGGCGGTGGGTCGTAG